The Verrucomicrobiia bacterium genome segment ACGGTGAGCATTCCGAGGGCGCCCATGACGACACCGGAGGCGCCGAGTCCGATGTAGTCGTGCCCGCGCCACCACCAGGCAAGCAGGTTGCCAAGCGTTCCGGCGAGGAGAGTGCCCAGAAGGGCCGGGCCGGCCCGGTAGCGACCCATGGCGAGTCCGAGCAGGAGAAGGCCCGAGGTGAGGTTGGCAGCGAGGTGGTCGAGGCCGGAGTGGAGGAAGGTGGCGGTGAGGGGGCGCCACCAGTCGCCATGGGCCACCGCGGCCGTGACGAACCGGCCCATGTCGTGGAGGCGGCTTCCCGGGGCTTCGGCTGCCAGATGGAAGGCGATGAGGAGGAGGCACCAGGCGAGGACGCCGCCATGAAAGAGGAAGGGGCCGACACCGGGGGTGAGAAGACTTGGGGAACGGCGGTTTTCGAGGTGGTAGGCGCGCAGCGTCCGGAGAGCGGGAAGGGCGTCGGGCGGATCCACTTCGAGGGACCAGCCGCGTTCGCCCGCCGGGGGGCGGATGACGCAGGCGATCTGCTGGCTGGCCAAGGCAAGGCTCCAATCCATGGCCTGGCGTTCCGAACGGGCGGGAATCAGCACGCCGGCGCCGGGGGCGGGCGGGAGGGGAACGCCGGGATCGATGGGGGCCGGAATCACGTTGGTGACGGTTCCGGTGCCCGGGCAGGTGGAGGAGGGAGGTGGACGGGCTTCATCCTTGAATGAGACGCCGGGTTATCCGCAGTTGGCGCCGACCACGCCGAGGAAGACACCATTGGTTGGCATGGGAACATCGGGTCGATTTTCACCCGGACGCAGATCGAGCACCGTTCGCCGGGCTGAGCACAAGGACGATCTTGTTCCTGGCTAGTCCGGTTGGAGGCGGTTGGGGAAGGCGCGAACCGAGCGGGCGCCGGAGGGCCAGGGGAGATCGGAGCGGGTGCCATCGGGCCAGCGGATGAGAAGGCCTGCGGGATCGATGGGGGCGGCGAGGACCAGGGTGGTGTGGTCCTGGGACCCGTAGCCGGAGCCGGCATGGAGGCCGCGGGCGGGGCCGAGTTGTTTTCCGAAGCGGAGTTGAAGGATGACACCGATGGCGTCGGGATTGGCGGGCGGGCCGGCGAGGGAGATGCGCACCCCGGGTTGACCGCGGGTGTTGCGAAGGACGGTGAGAGGGCTGCGGTATTGGGCGACGGCGAGGTCGGGGCGGCCGTCGCCGTCGAAATCGGCCCCCGCCGTGCCGCGTTGTTCGCCATGCAGGGCGATGCCGGATTCGGCCGGTGGGAGGGCCCGGAAGCCGCCCTGTCCATCCCCGAGAAGGAGCAGTCCGGTGCCGGCATCCTGGCGGGCGGTTTCGACGTCGGTGCCGAAGAAGTTCTGGGCGAGGAAGAGGTCTTCGTGGCCGTCGCCATCGAAATCGGCGACGGCGACGCCGAAGGCCGGTGCGAACTGGGCTTCGATGGGGAGGGGACGGGGTTCGAAGCGGTTGCCGCGATGGAGGAAGAGCATTGAGTCGAGGGTGGTGGCTTCGAGGCGGGTGGCACGGGAGGCGGCGGGGCCGAGCAAATCATGGATGGAGGCGGCTCCGTAGTCGCGGTGGGACGGGAACCGGGCGGCGACGGAGGGGA includes the following:
- a CDS encoding rhomboid family intramembrane serine protease encodes the protein MIPAPIDPGVPLPPAPGAGVLIPARSERQAMDWSLALASQQIACVIRPPAGERGWSLEVDPPDALPALRTLRAYHLENRRSPSLLTPGVGPFLFHGGVLAWCLLLIAFHLAAEAPGSRLHDMGRFVTAAVAHGDWWRPLTATFLHSGLDHLAANLTSGLLLLGLAMGRYRAGPALLGTLLAGTLGNLLAWWWRGHDYIGLGASGVVMGALGMLTVSLLTDLHARHIPRGTVTRGLLGGSLLFILLGTSPSSDVLAHAGGFLCGGGIAAAFTFAPPLTTERRSDLAAAALYLILIAATWFAALRG